The Thioalkalivibrio sulfidiphilus HL-EbGr7 genome includes a window with the following:
- the gltX gene encoding glutamate--tRNA ligase: protein MKVRTRFAPSPTGYLHIGGARTALFSWLYARKHGGDFILRVEDTDLARSNAESVNAILEGMSWLGLEYDEGPFYQTQRFDRYKEVIQQLLDADKAYHCYCTKEELDAMREQQMANKEKPRYDGRCRHRTEPREGVEPVVRFRNPTEGATVVDDMVRGRVVFQNSELDDLIIARSDGSPTYNFTVVVDDWDMQISHVIRGDDHLNNTPRQINIFKALGVEPPRYAHLPMILGPDGAKLSKRHGAVSVMQYRDDGFLPQALLNYLVRLGWSHGDQEVFSLDELIELFDIANVNHSASAINPDKLLWLNQHYIKTSDPDHVARHLSWHMGNHGIDPSLPPPLRDVVVAQCERAKTLVEMAANSVYFYRDFEDYDEKAAKKNLDAEAKPVLQALRAALDAVSDWQPEAIHAAVEGVAERLELKLGKVAQPLRVAVSGGGVSPPIDQTLALLGRERTLGRIERAIDYIEARSGGA, encoded by the coding sequence ATGAAAGTTCGTACCCGCTTCGCGCCCAGTCCAACCGGCTACCTTCACATCGGTGGCGCCCGTACCGCGCTGTTCTCCTGGCTCTACGCCCGCAAGCACGGCGGTGATTTTATCCTGCGCGTGGAGGACACAGATCTTGCCCGTTCCAATGCCGAGTCCGTGAATGCGATCCTGGAGGGTATGAGCTGGCTGGGCCTGGAGTACGACGAGGGCCCCTTCTACCAGACCCAGCGCTTCGACCGTTACAAGGAAGTGATTCAGCAGTTGCTGGACGCGGACAAGGCCTACCACTGCTACTGCACCAAGGAAGAACTGGACGCCATGCGCGAGCAGCAGATGGCCAACAAGGAAAAGCCCCGTTATGACGGCCGCTGCCGCCACCGCACAGAGCCCCGCGAGGGCGTCGAGCCGGTGGTGCGCTTTCGCAACCCCACCGAGGGTGCGACGGTGGTGGACGACATGGTGCGCGGCCGGGTGGTGTTCCAGAACAGTGAGCTCGATGACCTGATCATCGCCCGCTCCGACGGCAGCCCCACCTATAACTTCACCGTGGTGGTGGACGACTGGGACATGCAGATCAGCCACGTGATCCGCGGTGACGACCACCTCAACAACACGCCGAGGCAGATCAACATCTTCAAGGCCCTGGGCGTGGAGCCGCCCCGGTATGCCCACCTGCCCATGATCCTCGGCCCCGACGGCGCCAAGCTGTCCAAGCGCCACGGTGCGGTGAGCGTCATGCAGTACCGGGACGACGGCTTCCTCCCCCAAGCCCTGCTCAACTACCTGGTGCGCCTGGGCTGGTCCCACGGCGACCAGGAAGTGTTCAGCCTGGATGAACTCATCGAGCTGTTCGACATCGCCAACGTCAACCACTCCGCGTCCGCCATCAACCCGGACAAGCTGCTGTGGCTGAACCAGCACTACATCAAGACCTCCGACCCGGACCACGTGGCCCGGCACCTGTCCTGGCACATGGGCAACCACGGCATCGATCCCTCGCTGCCGCCGCCGCTGCGCGACGTGGTCGTGGCCCAGTGCGAGCGGGCCAAGACCCTGGTGGAGATGGCCGCCAACAGCGTCTACTTCTACCGGGACTTCGAGGATTACGACGAAAAGGCCGCGAAAAAGAACCTGGATGCCGAGGCCAAGCCCGTCCTGCAGGCCCTGCGCGCCGCCCTGGACGCCGTGTCCGACTGGCAGCCCGAGGCCATCCACGCCGCCGTGGAAGGCGTGGCCGAGCGCCTTGAACTCAAGCTCGGCAAGGTGGCCCAGCCCCTGCGGGTGGCGGTCTCCGGTGGCGGCGTCTCGCCACCCATCGACCAGACCCTGGCCCTGCTCGGCAGGGAGCGGACCCTGGGCCGGATCGAGCGCGCCATCGACTACATCGAGGCCCGTTCCGGGGGTGCTTGA